CTCACACCTGTATATGATGAGAAGAAGCCACATGGGCTTCTGTTAATCAGAATAGAGAATTTCACTGAGCTTATACACTGTCTAATTCATTATAGCCATTTTGGTCCAAATCCCATGCAGTGTAACAAATTCATCAAAAAGTTCCAACTCAAATGATCATATGCCTTTTGGATATCTAGTTTACATAGGATCACTGGTTGCTTGTCTCTCTCCCTGGAGTCTAAACTTTCATTGGCTATCAATATTGCATCCATGATCTGCATGTTCTTGATGAAAGTTATTTATTGTCTATCCATTAGCTTATGTATCACTTTTTCAGTTTTTCGGTCAATAGTTTTGCAATTATCTTGTACACTCCTCCTACTAGACTTATTGGTCTGAAGTCATTTAGTTCCACAGCCCCATTTTCTTTGGTATCAAGGTCGCAAAAGTAGCATTTATACTCTTCTCAAATACCCCTTACTCATGGAAGTTTTGAACTACTGCTACCACTTCTTTTTTGATGACTTCCCAACATTGGCTACAGAAAGCCATGGAGAAACCATCTGGGCCAGGGGCCTTGTTCCCGGCAACATGCTTTTATGCCTTCTATGATTTCCCGTGCTTCAAAAGGGTCCATCAATTAGTTATTGTCATTCTCATCAATCTTAAGGCACCCTAACATTTCTAAGTTTGATCTCTAGTCCTCAGTTTCAACATATAACTTCTCATAGTACTCTGTGATCTCTTTTTGTATCTTAGCGGGCTCAGTCAATAGCTCATCTCTGACTTTAATCTTATTAATAGTGTTGATTGTTCTATGTGTATTTGCTATTTTGTGGAAGAAGCTTGTATTCCTATCCCCTGTTTAAGACATACTTCGCTAGATCTCTATCTCCATGTTGTTTCCTCTTTTTAGCTATCTTCTCAAACTCAGTAGTAAGAGCCAATTTGGAAGTTATCTCCTCTTTCTCCAAAATTCTATGGTCCTGTATCATTTTAAATTCTGCTAACTGGTTAACACCAATTGCTTTTGTTGACTTAGATTGCCTTGACTGGTCTTGCTCCACTCTTTTAGTTTAGATTTCAAGGCCCTTAGCTTTGCTACAAGTACAAAGTCTGGTTTCCCATGGAAGCGAAAAGACTCCCTCCAGATCTTAACTCTATCATTGAATCCATAAGTAGTCAACCACCAATTTTCTAACTTAAAATATGATTTGTTTGTCCACCATTCTCCACATTGTACATTAATGGGGAGTGATCTGAGACCTTTATCTGTAAGACAAATTGTTTAATGTTCCTGAAATTTGAGTCCCATTTTTCAGAGATCAGAAACCTGTCTAGCCTTGCTGTTGTGGAGTGGTTGTCACCTTTTCTCCAACAGAAATCTCCCCTGCTAAATCTATGTCCATAAATTCCATGTCTTCAATGAACTCTGATAGATTTTTCATTGCCCTGTTGATTCTGTTGCAGTTGTACTTCTCAGAAGGATACCTCACAGTCTTGAAATCCCCACATAGGATCAAGGGCACGTGAATAGACCTCTTGCTGCCCCTAGCTCCCACcaaatttcttccttttctgcTCTATCATTCGGGGCGTATACACCTGTTGGATGTCATTTAAAATCCAGATTCTTTCcaaagaaacaaacaaaaactGAAAATTCACCGACACTACTCACTTCCCCATCCCATCTTCTTTTATCCCACATAATTACTATGCTTCCCCTTGTTACATTAGCTTCGAGTTGCATGTAATCTGCCTatctactaccgccgatttacTTAACTTTAACAGCAATCTCCCCTTCCATTTTTGTCTCTCGAAAAATACCACATCTGCTTTCCAAGTTCTTATCATGTTCCTGATAATACTCCTTTTCCTCCCACAATTTAGCCCCCTCACATTCCATGACACATTCCATAATGGCTAACCCCCTCCCCCTTTACTACTAGTATCATTGCTATAGAACTTAGAATACAATTGCAGCCTTCTTAGTTCTAATACTCCTTTCCTCTTGCCTGTTGTTTGTTTACTCTGTTCCCCCTTGTTTCCTTGTTTATTGCTATCGATCCTCATAAACAACTCCTTCGCCTTTTCCTTACACCGTTTAAAATTAACCCTAAATACCGAGCTTAGTTTGATTATATTTTGTTGCATCCAGTCTGAAGTGTTCATGTCTTCTTCTAGAAAATGAATACCCAATGAAATAGCTTCCCCTGTACCTCCGTCTAAATCCCCTTCCTCCAATGGTTGTACAATTACTGTTATACTCTTCTCCCCCAATTTTTCTCTATTCGTGACTGCCTACTCCACATTCTGTCTCACGACTACCAGTTCCTTTCAGCCTCTATTCCATTGCGTGATCTGGtgttgaaatttattttcctttgcTTTGTTTGCTGATATCTTAATATGTACTATATCTGTCGAATGAGATATTAATGATTGGGCACTAGAACTTTCCACAGAAATTGGGTCGAAAAAATTTGGCCAGAGTTTTTTGGCCCAAAAATTCCTTTTGACCTAATTTTTTCCTGCTATACACATTATTTTCCCCTCCTATAAATCTCAGTCCCATTTACATACGAGACACCTTAATTGAAGTCCCCACGTGTCCATCCACCTTTTTCATTGGTTGTGCCTCCTTTATCTTCTGCAAAAGTTTATTCTGGGTATTGACCACTGGATATTTGCCTTTCTCCTCACTCCTCTCCTCAGATAGTCTAACTGCGACTGGAGCTTCGCACCATACCGGAATGGTGTGAGTAAAGCCATCGCAGGTTACTTCTACTTTTCTGGGAATCCTCTTACCATCAGATCGTACTTTGATTCCAGCCCAATGAAGGTGATTCTTTAGAGAAGTTTCCTCCCCTGTCTCGATAAACCCTCCACATATGTGTTACCGATCTCCTTGAAGACTTTTTGTGACCAAAAATTCATAGGTAAACCCAACAACCTAATCCATACCCAATCTCTACTTATCTCTGTCGGCCAACATCCTATCTTTGGTTTCTACCATTCAAGCCCCAACTTCATCTTTCTCCAGATCCACTGACCTGTTAACACATGCTCTGCTACCATTTTGGATGGCAGTCCAAACATGAAATATCCATCATTCATGGCATACACTTTGACTTGTATCGCCAACTTCCACGAATTACAAGCCCATCTTCTTACATCGTTCAAACTGGGGGTTTCGTCTGCTTGGCATTGAAATTTTCCTACGATGCAcctatttaaaaaatcattcacCGGTTGCGATTCACCAGCTGTGATACTTATTTTTTTGCTGTACTCTGTATTTCGACCTTCTCTGTTGCCTCTGTCATTCATCTATCTTGGAAGAGGGCTTCTTTGTAAGACTTCTGAAGCTATTTTCTGTCCTTCACGTAGTCCCCTGTGTTTTAGTTGTCTCATAAATGAACCCAACAATCTTGTGAGCTATATTCCCCCAGCCTCCTTTGGGTGTGGGCTCAGTAGTTATTATGACAGACTTCTTTTGCCCTTGTAATGCTATGAAGCTGATGTATTTTCCACTTCAATTGTATTTAAGTATGTAATAAAACTCTGCAAAGTGGTCCTTCATGTTCCACCTTTACTGTCCTTCCGTGTATCTTTGAAGCTTCAATAAATACTGTAACTAACCATTTGAATACTTAAATGCTAACTTTCACTCCTCTCATCAATTTTCTGATGCGCTCCACCCATTCAAACCATTTTCCACCCTCATCTTTGCATCTCGTAATGTCATAGGATTTGAACCCTGCATTGTAATAGATAATATCCTCCCCTATTGGGTGTGGTCCGGCATCCTTGCCGGATCTACCCATCTGAAACCTagaatttgaataatttaagcTAAAAGCTAACATACCTTGATTAAAGTGCCTGAGAGCATTTTCTAAATCtgaaacataattatttttatttgataatatttagGTTTTTCTACATAGAAATCGAAGATCGATAGATCTCAACTACATCATTAACAATACAAGGAATAAATTTATCGATTGTTTTTCAGTTAAATACCTCTCATATTGATTGAACTATACCCAAAGCTACTTGAAACACTATTCCTAATTATTTCTCGTGTGCTATATTGCCACTAAATTTTGGGTTGTCCAATTTATGGAAATACATGCTCCGCCCCAAGGGCTTAACATTGCCCACCAGCAACTATTCCACCATTACCATTGGCAATACTAAGTTACCACTACAAACTACTTCATTCATTTCAACCACCACCATATCTAACACCTCCATCATCTCGTCACCTCCACCGCGACTATCACTGTTCTATGAGCCACTATGACCATTATAGTCAATCCTACTACTAATCATCTCCATCAACATAATTAGCACCATCACCTACAACCACCAAcacatcatcaccatcatcaacaCCTCTAACTACTAACATCAACCAACTTCACCATTAGAACTACTACCACCACAGTCATTACCTCAATTTCTAAAACACCAACCGCTCCACCATCACAATTATTACCAACcacaattattatttagtaaCATACCATTATAACAACCATCATTACAAACCATCTCTGCcaaacataaatatttcatttttattcaagaagtatttttatttaattcaatttttgattttttttcaaatatttaattactccctctgttcacttttacttgtcactTATTCctgaaataaaatttcatttttactttgtCATATTTgacatatcaagaaaaaacaaattattttttccatgTTTGACCCTGAACACTAAACATTATTCTACGTATCATTTTTCAAGACCCAATACTAAACATTGTTTAGTAGGGATAGTATGATAAAATACCTATATCAAGAATTATTTCTTAATGagtgacaagtaaaaatgaccaaaagaagtacttttttatttgaattgcaTATTTATTATGGTTGTAAATAAACAAATTACGCATATTTAGATGTTGAAGAACATaccatataaataattcatTGTTCAGATCTAGATACAAATCTTAATATTTTACATTCAACCATCTTcatcttaattaaaaaatacaaatgagGCCAAGAGCTCCTACAAAGATTGTTTTCTTTACGTGACTTTGCAACCACAAAAGATGTCTTTCACgtttttatataaattctatCAACACAAGACCCAGTATAATCTACTcattaaattataagaaaatacaaaGGAGTCCATTAAGCATATTTTCTTGGTTTTTGGACAAAATTGGGTCATATTACTATACCCTCTTTAAATCAAAACCAATCTCAATGGCTTGTCATGCTTATGAGCACTCCCAATAACACACACAATGCTCATTATAACTTATATAACATCCTTCCTTTTTGCATCTGGCACACCTAGAACTTCAATCACCATAacaatttacaaaataaaatctcCATAAACTCACTAGTAATGAATTTTCTAAGATATGAATTACTAtctattttatatcttttagggCAGAGGAGATTGGGTTCTTGGCTTCCATGACAGTCTATCTGCAACTAACCACACACATGCAGAATTACTAGCAGTACATACATGCATCAAGAGTTCAAGACTGTTAATGTGCATTGTTTATATTCATTGGAAATGAAAACAGACAGAACTGAAGCCATGAAATTATTACTGCAAATCTTCATCTACTTATAACACACTGGCAAACAACTCCCTGTTCATAATGGAGCAACTGGGAATCTGCACACGTTCCGGAGAACTAGTCAAGTTGCAGATTTGCTTGCAAAAGAAGGAATGAATTGAGAACCTTTTCATAAGATTACCAATCTATATACTGCTTCCCCTTTGGGCTATGCAACTAGAACTAGATAGATCAAATTCCAGTACCTCTAGGAATATCTCAAACTATGTATGTAGAGTTTTGGGATGTCTGTGCAACTTACACTAAAATACGCCTCAATGTATAATGACATTACTAAGTTATCAAGATTATGCATctattaatatatgaaaaaaactaGAATATAACAAGATAGTTTCCTAACTCTGATTGACATAAAACAAACAGTAAAACACAGGTGCAAGGAGAATAAGAATCAAAGGTCATCACGAAAAGAGTGGCAGAAAAAGAAGAGTTGGAAAAAGGCCGGAGAATGGAAAGGCAAAAAAGTCAATTACTAcgtaaataaaacaaaaagagtCTTATTTTCACCAAAGTTCATAAAAGAgaacaaatattaaatatcatacCTGGTAGGAACTCCTTGCGCTACCTTCCAAATAAATTCTTGAAACTATCTCGAGCAAGTTAAGATGAAAAGAGAACTTACTTAAAGACATGCAAAACTGCACTCATTCTATTCAATCAATTAATCAACTACATTTCAATACCAAACAAAGCACTCATTTTGTATTGAGAGGCCACCAAAAAAAGATTATTCACAAATCTACAATATACAAAAGTAACTAACCTAAAGTGAAATTCCACCAAACCATAAGATCCAAGTTCTAGATGGCTGAGGAACAACTATAATTTTTGCCGAATGTTTCATCAAGATGTATTCAATTCCAACAATCAAGTGAAAAGAACAACGCACAAAGTaatccagtacccaaattcgcAGCAGCAAGGCATATAGGGCGAGAGCAAATGAATGAACATCCAAAAAGCAACTATCTGACTAAAATCCGCTCTGCTTTCATGCAGATGAGCATAAGAGATGCGGAAGTCGATGTGGACCAAAGAGTGTTGGTTTCACACTTGCGTACTTGAAAGACATCTCCATTGCCCAACACGAGGTCCCTTGTCTAACAACATAAGCAAGCCCACCCTGTTGGCTGTCAACCCAAACAAGTACCTAAACAAGTATATTGATTATTTCAGTGCCAAACTCAACTGACTCAAACTAGAACTCAGATAACAGATTTTCCTTTAGAAGAAATACAGTAAAAGCAACTACATAACATAGTAATAGCTTTCTAATGATCAAAACTCACTTGCATCTATGTGCTTTCCTTCTCCACAAGACAACAGACATTATCCACTGAACAGGAAAAAACAGATATGATATCAGCAATTATACACCAGAAAACATGACACGGGAGAGCCAAAAGAAATAATTGGAGTTCAAAGGCAGGGAGCAAGGTTGGGAAAACTTTGATACCAAAAAGCAAAAATAGATTCTCTATGCTCTCTATCCCACACAGAAAGGGAAAGGAAGAAGTATCAAGAATAAACAAAGTTcagcaaataaaaattaatatacaaaagTTAATATCTATAATCTTCTCATCCAAAATTCTACTCTCCTTAAATCAATATTTACCCCTCCAAAATAACCAGTGAAGAGAGATGTGAGACAAACATACAAGTCAAACTGGAGAAAGCAATTAGGTACATCAACAATAGAGCAACATATAATAATACATCAAGATCTCAAACTGAGGTCAAAAGTAATCCCAGTAGCAGATTTCATATAACTCGGAATGTTGTTCCACCCAAAGTTCATGTTCACATTGAGTTCTTCCTATTCTTGGATAGGCTCAATATCTTACTTAAACATAAGCTCTAGGAGGTCAATATATTTGATGATTAcaaaaagtttaatattttattcaaatatacAAACCAAACTTTTCTTAAATAGACTAGCTATTAGCCATACCAATTCTAGCCAACCCAATGAAGCAAAAATATTCCACGGCTCACGCCAAATGGAGGTAATGCAAGGGATATTATCAACCCAACAGCTTGCGAACCAGAAAAATATTTacctcatcattttattttctgaaaaactgAATACAGTGTGATGCCCACATTTTCAGCCCAAACGCGGATGAAGGAGGAAAGTAGCGTTACGTAGAAAGCAATAAAACTGGTCTATTATGATCAATACTCACAATATTGAATACAGACCAACGGGAGCAACATTGATAGAAAGGATTCATGAATCGGATTCCAACTAGTTTGGATAGAGGTGTACTAGTTGTATTTTATATTCAGAAAGGTTTATCCTATTACACACACAAAACTGCAGAATAAGTTGACAACTAAAATTTGTGAGAGTTTGCATTCTTCCAAAGCCTCAACCAGTAGGAAACAAACAAATACAAGACCGATCCTCACATAGAATAGTCACAACATCAACAAACcggaaaaaatattattgtagttgattGAAGCACAAAAGTGTTACAATCAACGAAAATATGCATAAAACAAAGTATCCTAAATAACCAATAGTACTCATCGATCAACACTTCTAGCCCGAGAGCTCAAGTCATAATGATAAGTAAACTAcgctattttattttacaaatactTGACACCATATACATGACAATAGTTTGGCATTCATTTTTTGTTATCATATAAGAAATAGAGTACTAAAATTGGAAAAACTAAATTGAAGAGACATAAGATGACTTCAGGTCAAAATTGTCACTGTAATGGGATTGTAACCAAATTTGATGAGATGTAGTGGTTCACAGAAATGGAAATCAGGGAAGAGAAACAAGAGAAGGTAATGCTTGTAATATAAAGTGGCTCAGCACACCTTGCAAATGAAAGATCCAGAACATCTCTACGATCCAGAATTACAGTAcacatttcataaaaatcaGTAACGGTTATATCATGATACAATAATTGTTTCTACTTCGGTTGCAATGGTCTAGGAGAGATCACATGCACCACATACCTTTATATGTGAAATGAAATCATTGAGCACAAAAATGAAGAATCACATATAACGTCATACCTTGAATATGGAGATGAAAGAAAAGCTCTTGACTACAGATGTCTTCCTAACAGGTGTCCTCCTTTTTGGAGACGCTTCTTTACACCACTGCTGAGCAATTTCTTTAAGCAATATCAGTTGTGCTTTATCAGTCCGCATAGAAATGATAGCCTGCCTCATTGATTCCCGATCAGCATCAAGGGCCTGCAGCCTAAGGTAAAGCTTTGTGACCTGAGGATCTCCAAAATCTGTATGATTTAGGGAATCTCTTGGGGTATGAACTAAACCCTTGGTCTCTGAGTTACCATTATATCCAGCACCCTGATGTATAGAGTCAATTGTATAAACCTTGACACTCATTTCATCCCCAACTTCCGATGACTCATCCACCTTCCTAAGTTTGCATACTCCTCTGTTTGCGAATTTTCTGCTTTTCCAACACTTCCACCAAATTTTGGAGAACCTGAGATGAAATCTGAGcatatttctttatttggtACAAAAGGAGACTGAGCAACTATTGCTTTTTCAAGGATATTGTTGTTAAATACTTCCCCATTAGTCCGACTACTTGGTGTTGTTTCCAACTGATTGATCCTCTTCCCCAGATATCGCAAATTATCACATGATCGTGGGGCCTCCCCAAATGCATATTTATCAATATCGACAACCTCATCATTAACCTCAGTATGCATTTGGTTCTCATTTATAGTGCTCTTCAAGGGAGGGTAATCATAAGAAGGAATGCCAAAGCGGCCATCGGAACTCTCACCTACACTATTGTTCCGGCTAAAATAGCCATTCTCTTTCTCACCATCATACTCAACCTCAGACTCCAATAGCACATAACTCAACATCTCGTGCTTATACATTTGCACTTCACAAGTCAACGACTCAATCACTTGCTCCCTCTAATACAAAAAATCCTCCAACGCCATCATCTCTTGCTGATCATGAGCCATTTTCTCCTCGGTAAACATTTTAAATTGCCTAAATTCCATTTGTGAATCAGCTTTTTCCCTTTGCAACCTCAAAATCATCGACATAGCTTCATTAGCAGCTAAGGATGCCGCTTCCCTCTCTTCCTCCAGCTCAACACTCAATTCCTGAATCGTCTCCTGTTGTCCACAAACCATTTCCCTTAAAGCAATACACTCATTTCCCATATCTTTACGAGCCTCTTGCGGCAAAACTAAACCCGGGATCACAAATTTcttctcaatctcatcatattcatcaaatttctGCTTCACAGCGTATCCAATTCCCCGAAAATGAACTACTCGTTATGGAGCAATTGCACTCGCAATCACAACATTTGACCACACTGGTAGACGGGATCATACTTTCAGAATCCATCGACTCACACAATTCAATAAACTCCTTGAAACCCTAAATTGAAAATaacacataaattgaaaaataaaaaaattcacaaaccAAAACACCCATAAACCACAATTATGCAAATTCCTCCCTCTTTCAAATAAATATGCACAAATCTTCCCTTTTCTCTCAAATACGAAAtcctgaagaaaaaaaagtcaaagcTAGAAAAATATCGCAATCAAGAATAGTTAGCAAATATGCAAAGTTCGAATTGACGAAGCTGAGAAAACAAGATATTCCGATAGAAACATGAAAGTATGAGAAGTATTGGAAAAATACCGGGAGAAAGAAGAGGGAATTTGGGAACCCTAGTTTACTGTATTGATTTGTTAGCTTCGTGTTTcgtgaaaaaaatgataggatATTTTTGTTTGGTgatgttaattttctttttacttttctttttctgaaCTGAAATTACAGAAGAAAATGGGTGTAGTTGGAGAAATTCAGGCAAAAAAGGTGGGTGTTCTTAAtaattttgtacaattttttttatgtcatgTTCATATATCtcaaacatattttaattatgtggAGTTATGAAGGATCACATAAgtttaaaatgtataaaattatttaagagAAATGAATTCTAGATAATAtgatcttaatttaattaaagtgtGTATACGAGGTCTTATTTGTTTGCAGGGGTTTGATTATTAATAATTCAGATTCAGCGTATTAACTGCCTTTGATTTTTAGGTCAgaattttaatcattaaaatttattcCATTAAGtccatttatttcttttttaaaaaaaaaaaaactcttaatgGGTCTTAATTAGTCTAAGTGAATTAGATTTATAATAGAGTCTTAATATCATTCAAACTCTATTTCATTAAGAGATTAAGATCTTGAATATTCCACaaattgatgaaatattcaTGAGGTTAAATTAAATCATCCTTGTTCGAGAAATATGTTACTAACGGCTCTCGAAACATGGATGAATATCTTTTGAGAGAAGAATCAAAACTAGAACAGAATTGTACATGCAATCT
The DNA window shown above is from Solanum lycopersicum chromosome 11, SLM_r2.1 and carries:
- the LOC101261577 gene encoding myosin-binding protein 7 isoform X1, which produces MLRFHLRFSKIWWKCWKSRKFANRGVCKLRKVDESSEVGDEMSVKVYTIDSIHQGAGYNGNSETKGLVHTPRDSLNHTDFGDPQVTKLYLRLQALDADRESMRQAIISMRTDKAQLILLKEIAQQWCKEASPKRRTPVRKTSVVKSFSFISIFKVLVWVDSQQGGLAYVVRQGTSCWAMEMSFKYASVKPTLFGPHRLPHLLCSSA
- the LOC101261577 gene encoding myosin-binding protein 7 isoform X2, with translation MLRFHLRFSKIWWKCWKSRKFANRGVCKLRKVDESSEVGDEMSVKVYTIDSIHQGAGYNGNSETKGLVHTPRDSLNHTDFGDPQVTKLYLRLQALDADRESMRQAIISMRTDKAQLILLKEIAQQWCKEASPKRRTPVRKTSVVKSFSFISIFKWIMSVVLWRRKAHRCKYLFGLTANRVGLLMLLDKGPRVGQWRCLSSTQV